Within Bradymonas sediminis, the genomic segment CCGTTAAACGGCAGGCTGCCGGTGGCGGCCTCATAGAGCATCACGCCCACGCTATACAGATCGGCGCGCGGGTCGACGTCCGGGTGATTTGCCTGCTCGGGGGCGAGGTATTCGGGGGTGCCGTAGATCTGTCCGACGACGCTCAAGAGAGGATCGGAGCGCTCGTCGCGGCGCTTGGCGATGCCGAAGTCCAGGATTTTGGCGACTTCCCGGCCGCCAGGTTGTTTGGCGATGAAGATATTTTCGGGCTTGATATCGCGATGAATGAAGCCGCTTCGATGGATGTCGCCCAGGCCTTGCAGGATCTGCAGGGCGAGGTCGGTGAGCACATCTAAGGAGATCGTATGCACTCGGCACAGGCGCTCAAAGAGTTCCTCGCCGCGCAATAATTCCATCGCCAGATAGGGCTTATTTTCCCGGTCGCCGTATTCGTAGACCCGAATCACGTTGGGCGAGCGAATCGCCTGGGAGATGCTCGCCTCGCGTTTGAAGCGCTCCGCGATGCGCCAGTCGCCGGAGTGCGAGGGGTTGATGACCTTGAGCGCGAGCGGCCGGCTCTGCACGCCGTCTTTGTTGGCGCGGGTGGCCGCATAAATTTCTCCCATGCCGCCAGATGCGACGAAGCCAAGAATTCGATATGGTCCGAATTCGCGCCCGGGGAGTAGTACACGATCCAAGACCTGTTGATCGGAGATATTTGTCTTGTGGACAAATTCTTCGACGGTCGCGGCTTCGATATACTCCGGCTCGGAGTTATCATCAAAGTCGGTTAATGTAGGTCGCGAATCGTTCAACCGGCGGCTCGTTTAATGGTAATTCGTAGGTCTGACGCGAAGGGTCATCAAAGGTAAGCAGCGGGAGTTACATCTAGAAGCTTCGACAAGGAAGCGCGCTCGAGTTATAATATATCGTGATGACAGGCAATGCAAAACCAGACTCTTTGAATTTTTGGCGAGTCCTGCTCGTCGGCCTTCTATTTATAGGAGCAACCGGCGCGTGTGACAACTTTTCGTGCCAGTCATCCGAGCCCAAATCGAGCACGACTTCGGCGCAGGTCGAGGCGTCGTGGGCGCGCCACGCGCATATCAGCGCGCATATCCCGGCGACGGCGCGAAGCGTCTTTTTTTCAAGAGACCTGGCCACAACCACGGAGGCCTTCGGGTTTATTGATGAGCGCCTGCCGGTTGATGGGGTTTCGGTGATCCGCCAGACCTGGAATCGCAGCGCGGGGTTCGACCCGTTTGACAGCGCCAGCCTGACGAAGATTGGCCTGGACCCGAGCGCGCCGACCGCTGTTTATTATGACCGTGGCTATTGGGTCTTCGCCGCCGAGGTCAAAGACGCCGAGCTGCTCGGTGCGTTTGTTGAGGGCTTCGGAGCTGCCCCGTCCGAGAATAAACAAGCGGAGGGTACAGAAATTTCCGCCAAGGGCGATTCGGCGAGCGAGCGATTTGTCGTGGAGCGCGCCGATGGGGCGCTCAGGCTGTCATCGCCCGGTGAGGGCAGCGATTCGCTCGGCTGGCTCGGGGTCGACAATAATACGCTTTTAGCCGCGGTGCGCGTCGAGACGTTGTCGATTAACGAGGATGACACGGGTCTTCCAAGCACCTGGCTGGCCGCGAGCAAGCGCCCTCGATTTGTGGCGGACGCGGCGAATCAGAAATTATTGCGCGAATTAACTCCCCAGGGCGCCGTGGTTGGGATCGTGCGACCGGCGGCATGGATGGCCGATATCAAAGCCAGCGGGCACGCGGATACCTTGCTTAAGCGCCTGCTCAGCCAGGTCGGACCGATCGGCGTGGCGGCGAACTCGATGTCTTTGGACGAGGGTGTGCGCCTGCGCGTTTTAGTGCCGGGGAATCCGACCGCGCCTGCGATGATCACAAGCCTCGGGCAGGCCGAAGGCCCCCTCGCCGCCCCGGACGGGCTCGTCGAGCCCGGTGTCCTCGCCGTCGCCCGGTTGTCGCTGGATCCGCGCAAACTCTACGAACTATTTGTCAGTCTTCTGCCCGCGGACCAGCGCGATGAGGTCGCGACGTTTTGGGAGGAGTTGGACCGGGAGCTGAGCATCAACGCGCTGCGGGATGTGCTCGATAATCTGCGCGGCCACGCGGTATTGGTCGCCTACGGGCTCGACCCGAACGCCCTGAATCGCGACCCAGCCGATGCGCAGCCGTGGTTCTTGCGCACCCTGAAGCTTGAGAGCACGCGCGAAGCCGTGCTCTTGCCCATCAAAGAGCGCGAGCCCCTGGAGCTGGTGCTCGACGCGCTCACCACCGTCAGTAAGGGGAAATTATCGCGCCAAGTCGCCGGCCTGACCATTCAATACGCATGGATGGTCGACGGCGAACTTCAGTGGGCGGTGATACTCGGCGATGAGCACCTGATCTTCGTCGACAGCGCGGTCGCCTTCGAGCACGCCCGAGCCTTCGAGCGCGGGGTGCGACCGATGGGCGCTGAGTTCGAGAAGATCGGCATCTCGCGCCTCTTCGGCCCGGATGAATCCGCGGGCCTGTATCTTGATACGGCGAGCCTCGGCGGGATTTTGAGCGAGAAGAGCGACGACGACGCTCACGCCCAAAGCCTGGCCTGGCTCAACGCCCTGAGCTCCGTGGTCATCACCACCCGCGAAGATGGCCCGGTCAGCACCACTGACGCGTATTTGCGGATCGCGCCGCTGTCGCGCGGGACAGAGGCTGTGGGGGCTGAAGGCGCGCCGTGATGGTGGTTTGGGGCGCATGATGCCTCGAGGAAAACACTCTCTCCTGCATTTGATCCCCGGATCTTCACGTTTAGAATCACCGCCCTAGACCCCTGCGTCACGCCCCAAAACACACCTCACCAAATACGCTTCTCCCCTAAATAGTAGCCCCTGAATCCTCCTTGGGGCCGATCTCAAAAATAAAACGCAACAAATCCCCCCTTTCTGTCGAAAACAATTGCGAGGGGTGCGTGGTGCGCCGCTCGTTTCAATTCATCAGATTGCGCGGCCTGCTGGTTGGTGGGGCGCGCGTTGAGATAGGAGAATGCGATGCGTATCGAATGGATTTTATGCTGTGCGGTGATCTGGGGGCTGGGGCTTGTGGCTTGCAGTCAACCGGAGCCGGTGATTGCGAGCTATGAGGCGGTGAATTGTCCGTGCGAGGAGGACGCCGGAGGGGTAGGGCAGGTGAAGAAGGTCGAGGCGCCGAAGACGAGCGCGCCGCCCGCGGCCCGCGCGCTTCGCCTGGTCGAGGAGGTCAAGGAGCAGGTCAGGCCTGCGCCGGTCGAGGTGGCGCCGAAGACGCCCGTGATGACCTCGGAGAAAGCCGCGAAGCCGCCACTGAAACTGACGACGACGCGCGCGGAGTGTGAGCAATTATTGAGCTGGGCGGAGGGTAAGTCGCAGGGGTTTAAGGGGCCGAAGACCAAACGTAAGGCAAAGCCGAAGTCGAGGGCGAGCGCGAAGCCTGAAGTTAAAGCGGATACGGCGGCGAAGTCGGCGCCGGCCCCGTCGCCAGTGCCGTCGCCCGCCCCAGCGGTGAACCCCGCGTTGCTCGACCTGAACACCGCCACCCACGCCCAATTGCTCGGCTTGCCGGGCGTGGGCCCGGCGTTGGCCGGGCGCATCTTGGACTATCGGCAGAAGCGCCGGTTCGGGAAGCCCGCCCACTTGATGCGCGTCAAGGGGATCGGCAAAGCCAAATACGCCAAGATCGCGAAGTTCGTGGGGGTTGGCGAGGATTGATTTAGCCGTGCGCCGCAGGCGGCTAGATCTTGCCCTTTTCGGACAGCATGATGGCGACCGATTTCGTGCTCTCAAAGTTTGAGAAGATGATCACCATGATGACCGTAATCGGGACGCTCAAAAACATGCCGGTGATGCCCCAGATCGCCCCCCAGAAGGAGAGCGCAAAGATCGCGACCAGCGGGCTGATGTTGAGGGTGTTACCGGCCAGCGCGGGCTCCAAAATATTGCCGACGATAACCTGAATGCTGCCCACAATGGTCAGGACCAGCGTGGCCTTAAAGAAGTCGCCAAATTGGAGCAAACAGAAGACGACGGGGAAGAGTGTCGCGATCAGGGAGCCGATGGTGGGGATATAGTTGAGCAGGAAGATTAAGAAGGCCCAAAAAAGAGGCGCGTCCACGCCGACAAGGACCAGCGTTATATAACTCGCCACGCCCGTGGTGAAACTCGCCAGCGTCTTCAGGCCGATATATTTGCTGACCGACCGGTCGATCTTGTCGAGCAGTCGGCTGAGCTTGGCCAGCTGGGATTCATCCTGGATCACGGTCTTTAATTTCGTGTCAAAATGGGTCTCCTCAAGGAAAATAAAGAGCGCATAGATCACGATGATAAAGGTATTGCTCACCAGACCGGTCAGAGATTCGATAATCCTTTGGAGCAGGTTTCCAAACACAAAGAAGCTGCTATTGGCCTTAAAATACTCCAGCACATTGATGTGAAAGAAGTTGTCGATTTTGTCGATTAAGACCAGCACATTGCCCTCATAGAGCGAATATGACTGGGCCAGCGTGTTGATATTGACCAGCAGCAATTCGGTGGTGAACGTCAGCGCAGCGATCAAAAGAACCGACGGGATCAGGTTCTTTAGCCACAGGGGAAAATATCTGTTGATGAAGGGGATCTTGTCGAACGCGTCGCGGATATTGCGCACGATAAACCAGAGGAGCAGGGCGAAGACAAACGGGATGAGGATGCTCTTACCCTGCACCAGGATGAAGACGATCGACAGCGAGATGATGAAAAAATAGGCTGCGTTTTTCATAAGTGTTTGATTCGATTAGGTATTCGTCTGGGGCGAGGCTTCAAAATCAGCGCTCGCCCGAGACGCCTAATCGTGACCCCTTTTTCATTTGTGCCTTATGGGCACGGTTACACCGCCGGCTCAGCGCCTGTCTCGTCTCCCTTCCTAGCGCTCGCGCGCCGCTCGCGCCAGCCCTCCACCGAGTTATAGATGACCGGGATGACCACCAATGAGATGAGTCCCGAGACGAAGAGCCCGCCGATGACCACGCGCGCCAGCGGCGCCTGGGTGTCGCCACCCTCGCCCCAGCCCAGCGCGATCGGGATCAGCGCGAAGGTCGTCGTCGCGCTGGTCATTAAGACCGGGCGCAGTCGGCGGCGCACGCTGATCTGAACGGCTTCGAGCACCCCATAATTATGCTGCGTGCGCATCAGGTTGATATAGTCGATGAGCACGATGGCGTTGTTGACGACGATACCGACCAGGACGATGCAACCCAGGAATGATTGCATATTAAAGGTCGTCCCGGTGGCGGCGAGCATCGCCAGCACGCCGATGGCGGCGAACGGAATCGAGAACATAATATAGAGCGGTTGACTGAAGCTCTCGAATTGCGCGGCCATCACCATATAGACCAGCGCGACCGCCAGGATCAGGCCGATGATCAGGCCGCCGAAGGTCTTGCCCTGCTCCTCGGACTCACCTTTGACCAGGACGTGGAAGCCGTCCGGGGTCGGCGCCTGGCGGATCTTCGCGCGCAGCTCGTCAGTGATTGAACCGAGGTCGCGGTGACCGGTGAGCACGGCGTTGAGGCCGACCACGCGGCGTTGGTTCTCGCGGTTGATGATCTGCGGGCTTGAGGTGCTGCGCACCTCGACGACCTCGCGAAGCGGCATGGTGCCGACGCCGGGCAATACGATCGGGGCGTCGAGGACCGCTTCGACGCCGGCGCGATCGACCTCGGCCAGGCGCACCAGCACGTTGAACTCGTCACCCTTGGAGCGGAAGACGGTCGCGCGTGAGCCCTGCACATAGGTCTGGAGCTGGGAGGCGACCAGCGTGGGCGTGACGCCCAGGGCCGCGAGCTTTTTGCGGTCCGGGACCAATTGCAATTCGGCGACGCCCGGCTCGCGGCTCACGTAGGCCGAGGCGATGCCGTCGATGCCTTCCATGAGCTCCTTCATGTCCTGGGCGAGCTTGTCGCCGGTGTCCAGGTCGTAGCCGCGCACTTGGACTTCGAGGCGCTCACCGCCGCCGCGCAGCACGCGCAAGATCCACAGGCCGCCGCCCGGCATCACCCGCACATCCGCGCCGGGCGTGAGGTTGGAGACCAGCGGTCGAATCGCGTTGGCGATATCCTCGCTGCTGCGCGTTCGCTCGCCGGGTTTAACGAGCTTGACTTCGATGCTGCCGGACTCCTCGCCGCTGCTCGACCAGGCGCCGGGCGTCCCGACGACGGTGCGCATTGAGAGCATCTCGGGGATGAGCTCCGGCACGCGCGCCTCGATCGCCTCGACCGCATCAGAGGTGAGGTCGATGCGCGTGCCGACCGGCATTTCGAGGTTAATATTCACCGAGCTTTGGTCTTCGGAGGGCATCAACTCGGTGCCGATCATCGGCCACAGTGACAGCGCGCCGGCCAAGAGCAGGGCGGCCGCGATCAACGTGGTGATGGTGTGAGCGAGCGCCCAGTCCGCCAGGTTCCCGAACGCGTTCTCCACGGCGGCCAGCAAACCGCCGATGAGCCCTTTGTTGCTGCCCATCTGGTTGGATTTGGGCTTGAGAAATTTGGCCGCCAACATCGGCACCAGGGTCAGCGCGACGGCCAACGAGCACACCAGCGCGAACCCGACGACGAAGGCCATCTGGCCAAAGAAGATCGAGGCAAAGCCGGTCAAAAAGATCACCGGCACGAAGACGACCAGGGTCGTGGTCGTCGAGGCGAAGACCGCCGAGGCGACCTCCGCGGAGCCCTTAATCGCGGCGTCTTCGGGGGACTCGCCTTCCTCGA encodes:
- a CDS encoding efflux RND transporter permease subunit, coding for MNLSKGAVFRPVLTTMVFLGLLILGAVSFTRLQVDLLPEIEFPSVSITTTYEGAGPEEIETLITRPVERAVSTISGIERVNSLSTEGRSRVSLRFIWGTDLGEALNDVRAAVERVKGQLPEDADSPVVYKLDLGNLPVVYLGLSGELDVTELRQLAEMELGPRLERIDGVASSEIRGGQKREIHILLNVQRLKALNISPQTVVDALRQQNRNVPVGVIEQFDDNILMRSIGEATSVEDFAHVVVDVRADNDGIKNPVYLSEVAQIVDTFEEPNNLVRINGIPGIRMSISKQSDANTVEVANQVIAEIENINRDYDGKARLTVLEDTSEYIKDSIANVQTSILIGSILAVLVLLFFLRDLRSTAIIATAIPISAIGIFTLMYQFGLTLNLISFGGVALGIGMLVDNAIVILENIFKKLEEGESPEDAAIKGSAEVASAVFASTTTTLVVFVPVIFLTGFASIFFGQMAFVVGFALVCSLAVALTLVPMLAAKFLKPKSNQMGSNKGLIGGLLAAVENAFGNLADWALAHTITTLIAAALLLAGALSLWPMIGTELMPSEDQSSVNINLEMPVGTRIDLTSDAVEAIEARVPELIPEMLSMRTVVGTPGAWSSSGEESGSIEVKLVKPGERTRSSEDIANAIRPLVSNLTPGADVRVMPGGGLWILRVLRGGGERLEVQVRGYDLDTGDKLAQDMKELMEGIDGIASAYVSREPGVAELQLVPDRKKLAALGVTPTLVASQLQTYVQGSRATVFRSKGDEFNVLVRLAEVDRAGVEAVLDAPIVLPGVGTMPLREVVEVRSTSSPQIINRENQRRVVGLNAVLTGHRDLGSITDELRAKIRQAPTPDGFHVLVKGESEEQGKTFGGLIIGLILAVALVYMVMAAQFESFSQPLYIMFSIPFAAIGVLAMLAATGTTFNMQSFLGCIVLVGIVVNNAIVLIDYINLMRTQHNYGVLEAVQISVRRRLRPVLMTSATTTFALIPIALGWGEGGDTQAPLARVVIGGLFVSGLISLVVIPVIYNSVEGWRERRASARKGDETGAEPAV
- a CDS encoding ComEA family DNA-binding protein encodes the protein MRIEWILCCAVIWGLGLVACSQPEPVIASYEAVNCPCEEDAGGVGQVKKVEAPKTSAPPAARALRLVEEVKEQVRPAPVEVAPKTPVMTSEKAAKPPLKLTTTRAECEQLLSWAEGKSQGFKGPKTKRKAKPKSRASAKPEVKADTAAKSAPAPSPVPSPAPAVNPALLDLNTATHAQLLGLPGVGPALAGRILDYRQKRRFGKPAHLMRVKGIGKAKYAKIAKFVGVGED
- a CDS encoding serine/threonine-protein kinase, translated to MNDSRPTLTDFDDNSEPEYIEAATVEEFVHKTNISDQQVLDRVLLPGREFGPYRILGFVASGGMGEIYAATRANKDGVQSRPLALKVINPSHSGDWRIAERFKREASISQAIRSPNVIRVYEYGDRENKPYLAMELLRGEELFERLCRVHTISLDVLTDLALQILQGLGDIHRSGFIHRDIKPENIFIAKQPGGREVAKILDFGIAKRRDERSDPLLSVVGQIYGTPEYLAPEQANHPDVDPRADLYSVGVMLYEAATGSLPFNGDTSYSVIAAHQNEPIPAMPSSIDPAFAEIVYRAMAKYPNDRFQSAQEMAQVLGRWRDETSWVDGLPGEDSLSFEDVFSTQDFAPKVTPQPVQRDTIPMPPEELGQPTPPGATNPKGPGLEKLSVSKQRERKLRRMRTKLQTDHTTELKRAQGSGEWKPKSTPALAAASRMAPAPATTAPDVQSSARGAQIARVVTWLAVALIVAAVALAFLM
- a CDS encoding AI-2E family transporter, encoding MKNAAYFFIISLSIVFILVQGKSILIPFVFALLLWFIVRNIRDAFDKIPFINRYFPLWLKNLIPSVLLIAALTFTTELLLVNINTLAQSYSLYEGNVLVLIDKIDNFFHINVLEYFKANSSFFVFGNLLQRIIESLTGLVSNTFIIVIYALFIFLEETHFDTKLKTVIQDESQLAKLSRLLDKIDRSVSKYIGLKTLASFTTGVASYITLVLVGVDAPLFWAFLIFLLNYIPTIGSLIATLFPVVFCLLQFGDFFKATLVLTIVGSIQVIVGNILEPALAGNTLNISPLVAIFALSFWGAIWGITGMFLSVPITVIMVIIFSNFESTKSVAIMLSEKGKI